In Pseudoalteromonas sp. MM1, a single window of DNA contains:
- the hutU gene encoding urocanate hydratase — protein MNNRLDTHREIRAPHGDKISAKSWQTEAAKRMLMNNLDPEVAEHPHALVVYGGIGRAARDWPSFDKIIETLDRLENDETLLVQSGKPVGVFKTHENAPRVLIANSNLVPHWANWEHFNELDKKGLMMYGQMTAGSWIYIGSQGIVQGTYETFVAMAKQHFDGNAQGKWVLTAGLGGMGGAQPLAATMAGFSALVVECDETRIDFRIKTGYVDVKATTLEHALKLITDACIKGKALSVGLLGNAADIFTTLANSNIIPDIVTDQTSAHDPLNGYLPQGWNMQDAAKMRKQNPHAVVKAAKQSMAVQVNAMLALQKAGAATTDYGNNIRQMAFEEGVTNAFDFPGFVPAYIRPLFCEGIGPFRWVALSGDPEDIYKTDAKVKELIPEDTHLHNWLDMARERIQFQGLPARICWVGLKNRARLALAFNDMVKNGELKAPVVIGRDHLDSGSVASPNRETESMLDGSDAVSDWPLLNALLNTAGGATWVSLHHGGGVGMGFSQHAGVVIVADGSEQAAQRIARVLWNDPASGVMRHADAGYDIAKNCAQEHHLDLPMLNKE, from the coding sequence ATGAACAACCGGCTCGACACACACCGTGAAATCCGTGCGCCTCATGGCGATAAAATTAGCGCTAAAAGCTGGCAAACCGAAGCCGCTAAACGCATGTTAATGAACAATTTAGACCCTGAAGTGGCAGAGCACCCTCATGCGTTAGTAGTCTATGGCGGTATTGGCCGAGCAGCAAGAGACTGGCCAAGCTTTGATAAAATAATTGAAACCCTTGATAGGCTCGAAAACGACGAAACACTGCTTGTGCAATCGGGCAAGCCCGTGGGCGTATTTAAAACCCATGAAAATGCGCCGCGAGTTCTCATTGCTAATTCTAACCTGGTACCGCATTGGGCAAATTGGGAGCACTTTAATGAGCTCGATAAAAAAGGCTTAATGATGTATGGGCAAATGACCGCGGGCTCTTGGATTTACATTGGCTCACAAGGCATAGTGCAAGGCACTTACGAAACCTTTGTAGCAATGGCAAAACAACACTTTGACGGTAATGCGCAGGGTAAATGGGTTTTAACCGCAGGTCTTGGCGGTATGGGAGGTGCCCAACCACTCGCCGCGACGATGGCCGGTTTTAGCGCATTAGTTGTGGAATGCGACGAAACCCGTATCGATTTTCGAATTAAAACTGGCTACGTTGATGTAAAAGCCACGACGCTTGAGCACGCACTTAAACTTATTACCGATGCGTGTATTAAAGGTAAGGCCCTATCGGTAGGCCTATTAGGTAATGCCGCCGATATTTTTACTACCCTAGCAAACAGCAACATTATCCCTGATATCGTGACCGACCAAACCTCAGCGCACGACCCACTCAACGGCTACCTACCTCAAGGTTGGAACATGCAAGATGCGGCAAAAATGCGCAAACAAAACCCACACGCGGTTGTTAAAGCCGCTAAGCAATCTATGGCAGTGCAAGTTAACGCTATGCTAGCACTGCAAAAAGCAGGTGCTGCCACTACTGATTACGGCAATAACATTCGCCAAATGGCATTTGAAGAAGGCGTTACTAACGCGTTTGATTTTCCGGGGTTTGTGCCAGCTTATATCCGCCCGTTATTTTGTGAAGGAATTGGCCCATTTAGGTGGGTTGCACTTTCGGGCGACCCCGAAGACATTTATAAAACCGATGCAAAAGTGAAAGAGCTTATCCCAGAAGATACCCACTTACATAACTGGCTTGATATGGCGCGTGAGCGCATTCAATTTCAGGGTTTACCAGCACGTATATGCTGGGTAGGTTTAAAAAATCGAGCTCGCCTTGCACTGGCTTTTAACGACATGGTTAAAAATGGCGAGCTTAAAGCACCGGTTGTTATTGGTCGCGATCACCTCGATTCAGGCTCAGTAGCAAGCCCGAATCGTGAAACAGAAAGTATGCTAGATGGCTCAGATGCCGTATCTGATTGGCCATTACTTAATGCTTTATTAAACACCGCAGGTGGTGCAACGTGGGTATCGCTGCATCATGGCGGTGGGGTTGGCATGGGTTTTAGCCAGCACGCAGGTGTGGTTATTGTTGCAGATGGCAGTGAACAAGCCGCACAGCGCATAGCCCGCGTACTTTGGAATGACCCTGCCAGCGGCGTTATGCGCCATGCCGATGCAGGCTACGACATTGCAAAAAATTGTGCGCAAGAGCACCACCTAGATCTCCCTATGCTAAACAAGGAATAG
- the hutC gene encoding histidine utilization repressor, whose product MTTPKFAQIKQFIVDKIKNGAWQENQRVPSENELSSQFSVSRMTARRALSELTDAGILTRSQGLGTFVASFKSQSSLLEIKNIADEVKERNGHYSCSVHVLESINAVAPIAIALGVEVDSVVYRSVLVHNENDKPLQVEERFVNPALAAGYLQQDFSALTPHEYLSSVAPLTQARHTVEAVMPNSQMCQWLNLYNEEPCLQVIRRTWSTKGIVSFARLVSPGSKYRLGGHLTFKK is encoded by the coding sequence ATGACCACTCCTAAATTTGCACAAATAAAACAATTTATCGTCGATAAAATAAAAAATGGCGCATGGCAAGAAAACCAACGTGTCCCCTCAGAAAACGAGCTTAGCAGCCAATTTTCTGTAAGCCGTATGACCGCAAGACGTGCACTGAGCGAATTAACAGATGCCGGTATTTTAACGCGCAGCCAAGGATTAGGTACGTTTGTAGCAAGTTTTAAATCGCAGTCATCTCTACTCGAAATTAAAAACATCGCCGATGAAGTAAAAGAGCGTAACGGGCATTACAGCTGTAGCGTGCACGTGCTTGAATCCATCAATGCAGTTGCCCCCATCGCCATTGCGCTTGGCGTTGAAGTAGATAGCGTGGTGTATCGCAGTGTGCTGGTACATAACGAGAACGACAAACCACTGCAAGTTGAAGAGCGATTTGTAAACCCAGCTTTAGCCGCGGGTTATTTACAACAAGACTTTAGCGCCCTCACCCCGCATGAATACTTATCGAGCGTAGCGCCACTCACACAAGCACGCCACACAGTGGAAGCGGTTATGCCCAACTCGCAAATGTGCCAATGGCTTAACCTATATAACGAAGAGCCCTGCTTACAGGTTATTCGTCGTACTTGGTCTACAAAAGGCATAGTGAGCTTTGCTCGTTTAGTATCACCGGGCAGTAAATACCGTTTGGGCGGGCATTTAACATTTAAAAAATAA